In Camelus dromedarius isolate mCamDro1 chromosome 24, mCamDro1.pat, whole genome shotgun sequence, one genomic interval encodes:
- the C24H16orf54 gene encoding transmembrane protein C16orf54 homolog: protein MPPTPEQPSGHMQGPPASESAFWPLLPCGPCIPIMLALAALAAIFLLTTAVLAERLFRRSLRPDPSTYAPTLVWRPGGELWIEPMGTPRERSEDWYGSAVPLLMDRDPDPPTPGGTLEARATAPPALSTPNSPSSSSVPQIPPKVPAHSTFWRPPASGLVSWIEPEQRPEASVHLGSPQAQRQRPGSPDPEWGLQPRVTLEQISAFWRREGRTSVGF from the coding sequence ATGCCTCCAACTCCAGAGCAGCCTTCTGGGCACATGCAGGGGCCTCCTGCATCGGAGTCAGCCTTTTGGCCCCTGTTGCCCTGCGGGCCCTGCATCCCCATCATGCTGGCCCTGGCTGCCCTGGCTGCCATCTTCCTCCTGACTACGGCCGTGTTGGCTGAACGCCTGTTCCGCCGCTCTCTCCGCCCAGACCCCAGCACTTATGCGCCCACCTTGGTCTGGCGCCCTGGAGGAGAGCTGTGGATCGAGCCCATGGGCACACCCCGAGAGCGCTCCGAGGACTGGTATGGCTCAGCGGTTCCCCTGCTGATGGACCGGGACCCAGACCCTCCCACCCCGGGGGGCACCTTGGAGGCACGAGCTACAGCCCCACCTGCTCTGTCAACCCCAAACTCTCCTTCCAGTTCCTCAGTCCCCCAGATCCCACCCAAGGTCCCAGCCCATAGCACCTTCTGGAGGCCCCCTGCCTCAGGCCTGGTGAGCTGGATCGAGCCTGAACAGAGGCCAGAAGCCAGTGTGCATCTAGGGAGCCCCCAGGCCCAGAGGCAGCGGCCGGGAAGCCCTGATCCTGAGTGGGGCCTCCAGCCTCGGGTCACCCTGGAGCAGATCTCAGCTTTCTGGAGGCGTGAAGGCCGGACCAGCGTGGGTTTCTGA